A window of the Geomonas agri genome harbors these coding sequences:
- a CDS encoding cytochrome C: MKHRILVALMLTALSITSLYAAQEGPKSAPTSGKNLGSVTGGVFKEAHLVIDKKCVSCHTAERIENAIAAGKDMQRIQHRMELKGVKLTANEQSVLGIFYKESPLKPKK; encoded by the coding sequence ATGAAGCATAGAATCCTCGTGGCACTTATGTTGACAGCTCTTTCCATCACCTCACTCTATGCTGCCCAGGAAGGACCCAAATCCGCCCCCACATCAGGCAAGAATCTTGGCAGCGTCACCGGAGGCGTGTTCAAGGAAGCGCACCTGGTAATCGACAAGAAGTGCGTGTCCTGCCACACCGCCGAACGAATTGAAAACGCGATCGCAGCAGGGAAGGACATGCAGAGGATCCAGCACCGCATGGAACTCAAAGGTGTAAAACTGACTGCGAATGAGCAGTCGGTGCTAGGCATTTTCTACAAAGAGAGTCCGTTAAAGCCCAAGAAATAG